The sequence GATGGACCAGCGTCCGAGCCATGTGGTGTTCATGGGAATGGGTGAACCCCTTCTCAACGTGGAGTCGGTCCTCGCTGCGATTGATTGTCTCTGCACTGACCTGGGTATGGCCCAGCGTCAGATCACCGTCAGCACCGTTGGCGTTCCGCGCACCCTGCCCCGCTTGGCTGAGTTGGCCCTCGAGCGCCTGGGGCGCGCTCAGTTCACCCTGGCGGTGAGCTTGCACGCACCGGATCAGCGGTTGCGAGAAGAGCTGATTCCCACCGCCCATGCCTACCCGATCGAGGCATTGCTGGAGGACTGCCGCCGCTACGTGGAGATCACCGGCCGCCGGGTCAGTTTTGAGTACATCCTCTTGGGGGGCTTGAACGATCAACCCCGCCACGCGGCGGCCCTGGCGCAGCTGCTGCGCGGCTTCCAAAGCCATGTCAACTTGATCCCTTACAACCCGATTCAGGAAGAAGAGTTCCAGCGCCCCACCCCCCAGGCCGTGGAGGCCTTCCGTCGCTCCTTGATGGATCGACATGTGGCCGTCAGCGTTCGTGCTAGCCGCGGATTGGATGCCGATGCCGCCTGTGGTCAGCTGCGGCGCCGCCTCGAAGGAAGCCTCGAGCCCGCGTAGCCGTACCCGGTCAACTGAGGGAGACTGCCCGCAGTGAAGGGCGTCCATGACCCGCATCGACTGGGCCATCGTCATCGGCTACCTGGTGGCGAGCCTCTTCGTTGGCCTCTGGCTGGCCCGCCGGAATCGGAGTGAGGCCGATTACTTCGTCGCGGGTCGTCAGCTCAAGGGTTGGTTGGCTGGTGCCTCGATGGCGGCCACGACCTTCTCGATCGATACGCCCCTTTATGTGGCCGGTCTGGTGGGGGTGCGCGGTCTCGCCGGTAACTGGGAGTGGTGGAGCTTCGGCGTGGCCCACGTCGCCATGGCTGTGGTGTTCGCTCCGCTGTGGAGACGTAGCGGCGTCCTGACGGATGCGGCCCTAACGGAACTGCGTTACGGCGGGGCAACGGCCGCCTGGTTACGCGGCATCAAGGCGTTTTTGTTTGCCCTGCCGATCAACTGCATCGGCCTGGGCTATGCCTTTTTGGCCATGGCCAAGGTGAGCGAGGCCCTGGGCTTGGCGCCCACTCCTCAGGCCAAGGTCACCCTGCTGGCCATCGTGGCTCTACTGGTCTTGATCTACACCGCTGCGGGGGGACTCTGGGCGGTGGTGGTCACGGACCTGCTCCAGCTCGTCCTGGCCTTGATGGGGGCCATCGCGGTGTCGGTGGCGGCGGTCCATGCGGCCGGGGGCATGGATGCCCTGCTGGAGAGCATTCGCGGTTTGGCTCGGCCGGAGTTGCTCTCTCTGGTGCCCTGGCAGGTCGAGGGGGGACGACTGCAGTGGCTCGATGGCGCTGGGATTTCGATCGCCACCTTCAGCTCTTATTTGGCTCTGCAGTGGTGGAGCTTTCGCCGCAGCGATGGCGGTGGCGAATTCATTCAGCGGCTGCTCGCGACCCGCGATGAGCATGAGGCCCGCACCGCCGGTTGGGTCTTCCTCGCGGTGAACTATGTCCTGCGTAGCTGGCCCTGGATCGTGGTGGCGTTGGCCGCCGTGGTCTTGCTGCCCAACCAGACCGACTGGGAGCAGAGCTATCCCCTGCTGGCGGTGCAGCTGCTGCCCCCCGTGGCCCTGGGGTTGGTTGTGGTCTCGCTGGTGGCTGCCTTCATGAGCACCGTCAGCACCTCGGTGAATTGGGGGGCGAGCTACCTCACCCATGATCTTTATCAGCGCTTTGTTCGGCCTCAGGCCAGCGAGAAGGAACTGCTCCTGGTTGGTCAGCTGGCTTCGGTGTTGCTGGTGGTCTGCGGTGTGCTGACCGCCCTGATGAGCAACAGCATTGGCACGGTCTTCCGTCTGGTGATTGCCATGGGAACCGGACCGGGAGTGGTCCTTGTCCTGCGCTGGTTCTGGTGGAGGGTGAATGCTGCGGCTGAACTGGCGGCGTTGCTCGGGGGTTTCTTGATTGGCTTCTCCACCTCTGTCGTGCCCGTTCTGCGCATTGACGATTACGGGATTCGTCTCCTGGTCACCACGCTGCTGACGGCGGTGCTGTGGCTGCTGGCAATGTTGGCGACCCCGCCGGAATCACCGGAGGTTCTGGAGAGCTTCGTTCGGCTGGTCCGTCCTCCGGGGCCTGGTTGGACCCAGTGGCGCCGCCGTACGGGAGTGAGTGCCGATGAAACCCTGTCAGGCCTGCTGCTGTTGTTGATCGCCGGTTGTGCCTTGCTCTTTGGTGCCCTGCTTGGAATCGGTGGCTTCCTGTTGAAGCTGCAGTTCTGGGGTTGGGGTGGTTTGGTTCTGGCGGTGGTCGGTGCGTTGTTGCTGCGCCGGGGCAGCGGTCGTGTGCCGGCGGAGGGATGATGGCCATACCGCTCAGCCTGATCCGTGCAGTTTCTTCGCTCCACCCTGCTTCCTGCCGCCATCGTTTTGTTGTTTGGCCTGGCCCTGTTTGCAGTCAGTGCCCGCATCTGGCTACCCGGCGATATGGCAGCCCCCGCGCCGGTTGGCTGAGCTGCTGAGCGGGGAACCAGGGCCACTACGATTGGCCTATGGCAGCCTCTCCGCTCGAGTCTTCGAAGGGCTCGTCAGACCTGGATTTCGACTCTGAATTACTAGAGCGAGAGCTCGCCGAAGAGGATCTTGGCGACCCTCTCGACG is a genomic window of Synechococcus sp. A10-1-5-1 containing:
- the rlmN gene encoding 23S rRNA (adenine(2503)-C(2))-methyltransferase RlmN, whose product is MPQPGTPPEEARPLLGMGLSALEHWAKQHGQAAFRGRQLHDWLYAKGARSVEQVSVLPKAFREELTAQPPSGAFDWMGRSRELHRSVASDGTTKLLLGTHDHLSIETVGIPAEGRLTVCVSSQVGCPMACRFCATGKGGLQRSLAVHEIVDQVLSVREVMDQRPSHVVFMGMGEPLLNVESVLAAIDCLCTDLGMAQRQITVSTVGVPRTLPRLAELALERLGRAQFTLAVSLHAPDQRLREELIPTAHAYPIEALLEDCRRYVEITGRRVSFEYILLGGLNDQPRHAAALAQLLRGFQSHVNLIPYNPIQEEEFQRPTPQAVEAFRRSLMDRHVAVSVRASRGLDADAACGQLRRRLEGSLEPA
- a CDS encoding sodium:solute symporter family protein, whose amino-acid sequence is MTRIDWAIVIGYLVASLFVGLWLARRNRSEADYFVAGRQLKGWLAGASMAATTFSIDTPLYVAGLVGVRGLAGNWEWWSFGVAHVAMAVVFAPLWRRSGVLTDAALTELRYGGATAAWLRGIKAFLFALPINCIGLGYAFLAMAKVSEALGLAPTPQAKVTLLAIVALLVLIYTAAGGLWAVVVTDLLQLVLALMGAIAVSVAAVHAAGGMDALLESIRGLARPELLSLVPWQVEGGRLQWLDGAGISIATFSSYLALQWWSFRRSDGGGEFIQRLLATRDEHEARTAGWVFLAVNYVLRSWPWIVVALAAVVLLPNQTDWEQSYPLLAVQLLPPVALGLVVVSLVAAFMSTVSTSVNWGASYLTHDLYQRFVRPQASEKELLLVGQLASVLLVVCGVLTALMSNSIGTVFRLVIAMGTGPGVVLVLRWFWWRVNAAAELAALLGGFLIGFSTSVVPVLRIDDYGIRLLVTTLLTAVLWLLAMLATPPESPEVLESFVRLVRPPGPGWTQWRRRTGVSADETLSGLLLLLIAGCALLFGALLGIGGFLLKLQFWGWGGLVLAVVGALLLRRGSGRVPAEG